In Diaphorobacter ruginosibacter, the genomic stretch GCCCGCATCCACCACGCGCAGGCCCGCGATGCCGCGCACGCGCAGGTGCGAGTCGAGCACGGCCATCGGGTCGTCGTCCCGGCCCATGCGGGTGGTGCCCACGGGATGGAAGATGGTGGTGGCGATGTCGCCCGCAAGACGCGCCAGGTCTTCGTCGGTCTCGTACTGCGGGCCGGGCTTCCATTCCTCGGGCGAGTATTTCGCGAGCGCCGGCTGGGCGCAGATGCGGCGCGTCACCCGCAGGCTGTCGGCGGCCACCTTGCGGTCGGCGTCGGTCGAGAGGTAGTTGGGCGCGATCGCGGGCGCCGCTTTGAAATCCGCATGCTTGATCGTCACCGTGCCGCGGCTGGTCGGGTTCAGGTTGCACACGCTGGCCGTGAATGCGGGGAAGCTGTGCAGCGGCTCGCCGAACGCATCGAGCGAGAGCGGCTGCACGTGGTACTGGATGTTGGGGTGCGCCATCTCGGGACTGCTGCGAGTGAATGCGCCGAGTTGCGATGGCGCCATGCTCATGGGGCCGCTGCGCATGAACGCGTACTCGAGGCCGATCTTCGCCTTGCCGACGAGGCTGCTGGCCAGCACGTTGAGCGTGGGCACGTTCTTCACCTTGTAGACGGCGCGGATCTGCAGATGGTCCTGCAGGTTGGATCCGACGCCGGGCAGGTCGCGCACCACATCGATGCCGTGCTGCCTGAGCAGGCCGGCCGGGCCGATGCCCGAGAGCTGCAGCAGCTGCGGCGAATTCACGGCACCGGCGCAGAGGATCACCTCCTGGTGCGCCTTCACGGTGACCATCTCCTGGCCGGTCCACACCTGCACGCCGGTGCAGCGCTGCACTCCATTGGCCTCTGTCTCGACGATGAGCTTCGATGCCTGTGCGTTCGTCCACATCTCGAAGTTCGGGCGGCCGTAGCAGGTGGGACGCAGGAACGCCTTGGCCGTGTTCCAGCGCCAGCCGGATTTCTGGTTCACCTCGAAGTAGCCCACGCCCTCGTTCGTGCCGCGATTGAAATCGTCCGTGGCGGGAACGCCCGCCTGCGTGGCGGCCTGTGCGAATGCGTCGAGGATGTCCCAGCGCAGCCGCTGCTTTTCCACGCGCCACTCGCCGGAGCCACCCGTGCTCTTGCTGCCGTGCAGGCGCTTGAAGGCGTCGTCGGCCCTGGCGGGATCGTCGAGGCGCCAGTGGTCCTCGTGGCGGCGGAAGGCCGACAGCACGTTGTCCCAGCGCCAGGCGTCGTCACCCGTGACCTGCGCCCAATGCTCATAGTCGCGCGCCTGGCCGCGCATGTAGATCATGCCGTTGATGCTGGAGCAGCCGCCGAGCGTCTTGCCGCGCGGATAGCGCAGCGTGCGGCCATTCAGGCCCGGATCGGGCTCGGTGTTGTAGAGCCAGTCGGTGCGCGGGTTGCCGATGCAGTACAGGTAGCCCACGGGAATGTGGATCCAGTGGTAGTCGTCGCGGCGTCCGGCCTCGATGAGCAGCACGCTCTTTTGCTTGTCTGCGCTCAGACGGTTGGAGAGCAGGGCGCCTGCCGTGCCGCCGCCGATGATGATGTAGTCGAATTCGGTGTTGTCGCTCATGGATACCGGATGCCTTGCCCTGCACGGGCCTTGTGTCTCGTGCAGTCATTGTGCAAAAAGGCATGGCGGTGTCGAGAGGGGAAGCGCTGATCTGCTATTGATTTTGTGGCGCGAGTCAGACGCCGTCAGCCGCTTCCGGCAGCTTTGTGATGTTTTCTCAAAGCATGAGCGACTCCAGCAGCCGCGCCACATGCACCGCCTCGCGCTGTGCCCCGTCGGCGATCTGGTGGCGGCAGCTCGTGCCGTCGGCCACCACGATCGCATCGGGCTGCCGGCGGATGGCGGGCAGCAGCGCGGCCTCCGCCATCTGCATCGAGACCTCGTGGTGCCTGGCCTCGTAGCCAAAGCTGCCGGCCATGCCGCAGCAACTGGTCTCGATCAGTTCCGCCCGGGTTTCGGGAATGAGCCCGAGCACGTCCATGATCGGCGTGACGGCGCCGAATGCCTTCTGGTGGCAATGGCCATGCAGCAGGATCTGCCTGCCGGCGGGACGCAGCTTCAGCGCGAAGCGCCCGGCCTTGATCTCCCGGGCAATGAACTCCTCGAACAGCAGCGCCTGTTTCGACACGGCGACGGCCTTGTCGCCAAGGCCCAGCACCAGGGCCTCGTCGCGCAGCGTGAGCAGGCACGAGGGCTCCAGGCCGACCACCGCGACGCCGGCCTGCGCGAGGGGGAGCAGCGCGTCGATCAGGGCGCCGGCGCGCTCGCGTGCCTCATCCACCATGCCGCCCGCAAGATAGGTGCGGCCGCAGCAGTGGTGGCTGCCTTGGCCTTTCTCGACGGTGTGGAGCACATAGCCCGCCGCCTTGAGCACGCGCGCTGCCGCCAGGGCGTTCTCGGTTTCGAACGTGCCGTTGAAGGTGTCGACGAACAGCACCGCGGCCTTCCTGTGGGCACGCGATGCGGCGAGCGTGGATTCGAGATCGGAGAACAGCGCGCGGTCCTCGTCCTGCATGTGCCAGAACGTGTCGCTGCGCCATGCGGGCAGGCTGCGGCGGGCGGACAGGCCGAGCATCTTCTCGCCCAGCCATGCCGCGCCGGGCAGGGTGTTGCGCAGATTCATGAGCCATGAGAACTGGCTGGCCTTCGCGGCATAGTCAGGTAGCCTGGCGATGAGCCGGTCCTTGAGCGTGTGGCCGTGCCGGGCCTTGTAGTGCGAGAGAAATTCGATCTTCATCTTCGCCATGTCCACGCCGGTCGGGCAGTCGCGCTTGCAGCCCTTGCAGCCCACGCACAGATCCATGGTGTCGTGCATTTCCTCGCTGGTGAAGGCGTCGGGCCCCAACTGGCCGGACAGGGCCAGGCGCAGCGTGTTGGCGCGGCCGCGCGTGAGGTGCTGCTCGTCGCGCGTGACGCGGTAGCTCGGGCACATGGTGCCGGCGTCGAACTTGCGGCAGGTGCCGTTGTTGTTGCACATCTCCACGGCCTTGGCGAAACCTCCGGTCACATCGCCGCCGGTGCCGGGCGCGGTGATCTCCTCCGTGACCGGGTCGGCGTTCACGTTCCATGCGGACCAGTCGAGCGCGGGCGTGATCGGGATGCGCCTGTAGGGCCTGCCGCTGCTCTCGGGTGCGAAGCGGAACAGCGTGCCGTCGTCCATGCGCGGCGTGTCGATGATCTTGCCGGGGTTGAACAGGCAGAGCGGGTCCATCTGCTGCTTGATGGCTCGGAACGCCTCGTTGAGGGCGGGGCCGAACTGCCATTCGATCCACTCGCCACGGCACAGCCCGTCGCCGTGTTCGCCGCTGAAGGCGCCCTTGTACTTGCGCACCAGCTCCGCAGCCTCTTCACCGATGGCGCGCATCTTGGCCGCGCCGCCCAGCGGACCGTCGATGCGCATGTCGAGGATCGGGCGCACGTGCAGCGTGCCGACGGAGGCGTGGGCGTACCAGGTGCCGCGCGTGCCGTGCCGTGCGAAGACCTCGGTGAGCGCATCGGTGTACTCGGCAAGGTGTTCGAGCGGCACGGCGCAGTCCTCGATGAAGCTCACCGGCTTGCCGTCGCCCTTCAGGCTCATCATGATGTTGAGGCCGGCCTTGCGAACCTCCCACAGGTTCTTCTGCGGCGCATCGTCGGGCATCTCGACGACGGTTCCGGGC encodes the following:
- a CDS encoding FAD-binding and (Fe-S)-binding domain-containing protein, with product MQIDPQQRLAPAGTVLPPNEVCHALEQRLRKETQAEVMFDAASRGRYATDASIYQIMPAGVMVPKTEDDITTALAIARDLKVPVLPRGGGTSQCGQTTGAALVMDNTKHFRKVLDIDVKNGTATVEPGIVLDHLNAQLKPHGLWYPVDVSTSAQATLGGMAGNNSCGSRSIRYGNMVHNVLGASAWLSSGDLLNFGPVASLGAKEAKLAGFVRSLARQHQADIEARWPKVMRRVAGYNLDIFHNQNERPYTGDGSVNLAHLLIGSEGTLAYTKSLTLQLSELPKSKVLGVVNFESFHRAMDSAQHIVKLGPCAVELVDRTMIDLALSNPAFRPTMETALINGTPAAILLVEFAGASKEELRPRLRQLVELMGDLGLPGTVVEMPDDAPQKNLWEVRKAGLNIMMSLKGDGKPVSFIEDCAVPLEHLAEYTDALTEVFARHGTRGTWYAHASVGTLHVRPILDMRIDGPLGGAAKMRAIGEEAAELVRKYKGAFSGEHGDGLCRGEWIEWQFGPALNEAFRAIKQQMDPLCLFNPGKIIDTPRMDDGTLFRFAPESSGRPYRRIPITPALDWSAWNVNADPVTEEITAPGTGGDVTGGFAKAVEMCNNNGTCRKFDAGTMCPSYRVTRDEQHLTRGRANTLRLALSGQLGPDAFTSEEMHDTMDLCVGCKGCKRDCPTGVDMAKMKIEFLSHYKARHGHTLKDRLIARLPDYAAKASQFSWLMNLRNTLPGAAWLGEKMLGLSARRSLPAWRSDTFWHMQDEDRALFSDLESTLAASRAHRKAAVLFVDTFNGTFETENALAAARVLKAAGYVLHTVEKGQGSHHCCGRTYLAGGMVDEARERAGALIDALLPLAQAGVAVVGLEPSCLLTLRDEALVLGLGDKAVAVSKQALLFEEFIAREIKAGRFALKLRPAGRQILLHGHCHQKAFGAVTPIMDVLGLIPETRAELIETSCCGMAGSFGYEARHHEVSMQMAEAALLPAIRRQPDAIVVADGTSCRHQIADGAQREAVHVARLLESLML
- a CDS encoding GMC family oxidoreductase; this encodes MSDNTEFDYIIIGGGTAGALLSNRLSADKQKSVLLIEAGRRDDYHWIHIPVGYLYCIGNPRTDWLYNTEPDPGLNGRTLRYPRGKTLGGCSSINGMIYMRGQARDYEHWAQVTGDDAWRWDNVLSAFRRHEDHWRLDDPARADDAFKRLHGSKSTGGSGEWRVEKQRLRWDILDAFAQAATQAGVPATDDFNRGTNEGVGYFEVNQKSGWRWNTAKAFLRPTCYGRPNFEMWTNAQASKLIVETEANGVQRCTGVQVWTGQEMVTVKAHQEVILCAGAVNSPQLLQLSGIGPAGLLRQHGIDVVRDLPGVGSNLQDHLQIRAVYKVKNVPTLNVLASSLVGKAKIGLEYAFMRSGPMSMAPSQLGAFTRSSPEMAHPNIQYHVQPLSLDAFGEPLHSFPAFTASVCNLNPTSRGTVTIKHADFKAAPAIAPNYLSTDADRKVAADSLRVTRRICAQPALAKYSPEEWKPGPQYETDEDLARLAGDIATTIFHPVGTTRMGRDDDPMAVLDSHLRVRGIAGLRVVDAGAMPTITSGNTNSPTLMMAEMASQWIRNGQ